The segment ATCTTTGCAGCGGTCAGGAATGGGATCGCTCCCATAAAACTATGCCCGCTCACACCGTTGTTGTCCTGAAGCGGATTCCAATTTGATTTGTAGGTCGCTTCTCCAGGTCGCGAGGCTCCTGTGACGCGCTGTGCGAGCAACATGGGGGGAGCACCAACCGCAAATGCCCGCAGAGATCGTTCTCCCCAAGTTCCTGCAAGAGCCGCCCGTGGATCCTCGTCGAAGACCTCACCAACCATCCAGGAAGCTGCAAACAGGGGTAATGTGTAATATCCATTACCCAGTTCCTTTTGCGCGTGGAGCATTTCAAACCAGTCATCGGATGTCGCACTTCGTATGTTCTGCTGAACTTTATGACGTAGTTTTTCATCGATGGATGAGTTCGCCATAAGCGCACCACCAATAAGGCCGAAGGTCATCAATTCTAAATTCTCGCTGGAATAAAACTAGTAATGATCTTCAACTACGCGATCAAACAGGGTGACATCAGTAGTTCCGATGTCGGGAGGCATTTCATATTCCAGCTGATCCGTTGAACCTAATGTCATAGGGGAATGGGGATCATGATTCTCGAACAGCTTTTCCGGTTCGATTAATGACAAGCTGTTGGATTCAATTGAAACGGTTACCAGTGGCAATTCCTGATCAACGTCTTTAGATCGCTCGAATACTGATTGATGACGCAAGTCTTTTCGGTATTCCGTTCTTCGACGAGTTGTCGCTAATTGCGGGGAGCGCGCTCGAGCAGAAAAACAGCCCGTTAGTAAGAATACCAGCAGCAGTCCAAACAGAAATAGAAATTGTTGCGAGTGAGAATGCATAGAGAGAACAGTTCGTGGACACAGAATAAAATTCGGAGGGCTTGAGAGATTGTTGTCTGGAAAAGTAAATCGGATTGAAATTAATCTTTAACATCGGGGTACCAGCGGTCTTCGTAGTAAAGCTGATAGCCTGACTGAAAACAGGCCGCGGTATTGGCCAACATTTCGGGACTCATTTTTGACTGCTGATTCAAGTCATGAGAATCGGGCTCATATTGAAACTGAGTCGCTTGCTTTCCATACCCGAGTACGAGCATCCGGTTTTGTGCGTCCAGTAACGCTACGTCGTGGTTATGCTGCATCAGGGCCCTTCCTTCCTCAGCAGGTATATTCAGAACATCCTGTCCAAGAAACACGGACTGATACACGCCCCCCAGTTGTCCCATCACCGTCGACGGGATGTCGAGTGAGCAACCCAGAGTGTGACAGCGTGTTTCCGCATGCGTAACATCAGGGTGAATCATCAATACGGGTACCTGGTAGGAACTCATGGGAAATGACTGGCTGCCATAAACGCGGGCACCGTGATCTCCCATCACGACGAAGATCGTGTTTTTGAAGAAATCATGTTGCCTGGCTTCTCGGAAGAAGTATCCCAGAGCCCAGTCCGCATATTTCACTGCGTTTTCGCGTGATTGTGCGTTTTCCGGGATGCGTCCTTCCGGATAGGTATAAGGTCGATGATTAGAAACCGTGAGTAGCGTTGCGAGAAACGGTTTTCCTGAGTCATGCAGATGATCAAGTTCCCCGAGCGACTTGCGAAACAAATCTTCATCACTGACTCCCCATGCATTGGAAAAAACAGGGTCCTCGAAGTCCGACTGTTCCCGGAACTCGTTGTATCCATTAGACGTCATAAAAGAGCGAACACCGTCGAACAGCCCTCGACCAGCGGTCATGAATAATCTCTCATATCCACGTTCTTCCAGAACATTCGCAAGGGTGAATACTCGCTCGGAGTGGTCTCTTTTCAGAATAGATTCCGTCGGAATCGGAGGCATCGAGGTGTGCACGGCCTCCAGAGCCCGCGATGTTCGGTTACCTGTCGCGTAGAAATTGTCGAAGAGAATCCCAGACTTCGATAGCTCATCGAAATTCGGGGTCAGTCCTCGGTCATCTCCCAGGACTCCGACGAAATTCGCACCGAAACTCTCTTCGAGAATGAGAACTACGTTGTAGTCCTGCTGTGGTTTGCCAGTATGCACTAATCGATCAATGGGATTCGTTGAGAACTTTGATAGCTCATCCTCTGGACGAACGGCAATTTGCCGTAGACGTGTCTCCGCTTCTTTCTCGTCAAGCGAGATATAGTTCTGGTCGTATTCGAAATGACAAGTCCACGCGTAGTAGACGAAACTGTACATCCCATTCCAGCTGCACTCATTTGTGATCCGGTTTTTCGTGTATTGGGCACTAGTGGAATCCGTGGTGAACCAGAGCACCGTGATCGCTGTCAAACAGCAGCCTAGAAACCCGAGTCGTCGTTGAGTTGGCAACGGCATGGTCAACATCCGATTAAAGTGACGACGGGCAACCAGCCAGGGAAGAATGCCGACGAGACCAATCGCAATCAACAGATCAATAAGTGGATAGGACTCCCAGATGTTGCAACATACTTCGGTGGGATAAACCAGATATTCGAATGCGATGTAATTCAAACGCGATTGAAACTCATCAAAGAACAGAAACTCAGCCACGCACAGGAAAGGTAGAAAGAGAAAAGCAATCAACCATTCTGTCTCGATGAAGAAGCGGCTTAACATGCTGTTCAGTCGACTTTCTGGCCAGAGACTGAACTGGATAATTTGCGGAAGTGCAAAACAGAGAACGGCGAGGAGATCAAAGCGAACTCCGGTAACAAATACATGTGCAAATTCGCTCAGAGACAGGCTTCCAGGTTCCGCCATCGTCAGCAATAGTGTCAGTCGTAATGACGTCAAGTACGCGAGCATGACGCCCAGCATGACGAACGTGATTTGGTATCGACCTGAATATGCTGCGAAGCGCATGTAGATGACATACAAGCTGTTACTTAGACGTGAAGCCGATGACTGCGGTCTTAAATCAATTGCGACGTTCCCGCCGGATTCAGAAGTTGAAATGGAATGGGGAGTCTCAATAGAGGGAGATGTTAAACTCGACATGATAGAGATGTCCTGGACAACGGTGGGGGAGTACTAAAGCAAATTACAAAGAGATGACGGAAGAGGTCGCACCATGCGATGCGGCTCATTCGATGGCCTTTGAGGGACTGTTCTGCTCGTCCAATAGGGGGATGTCCGCGGGGTTCAAAGTCATTGATCCCGTGCCCCGTAATCTCTCGGCCAGTTCTCGCCGGTTTTGATTCAGAAAAGGAATCAGCTTGACGTTCACCGACTCGTTCCAGAATCCAAATTGCTGCAGTGCATTGAAGACGTTCCTGGTGCTTTCGCCACGTACATGCAGTTTGTACATGGCGAGCACGCCGCCCGTACGCTGAAGGCCAGCGGCACAGTGAACGAGAACACGCTGGTGATGTTCAATGGCATTGTCGATGCAATGAACCGCCGCAGCGTATATGTCGAGATCACCTGTGCCATCGCCCTTCAACGGGAATCGATGGTGTTCGATCTGCAACTGGTGACAGGCATTCAGTTCGGCCTGTTGATCCACATTTCCCGGCTCCCAGCTTGTGAGATCAACGACGACATCAATACGGTTCTCTTTGAGTACGCGTGTAACCAGCGAATTTGAAAGTTGACCACTGCGATAGAGCTCCCCCTGGTAAACTTCAGCCCACCGTTTGGGGAAGTACTGGTAATAAAATTGTTTTCGCCAGAATAGTGTGAGTGCAGCCACTATTAAGATGAGCAAAAGAATTCGAGTTAGAATTCGTACAGTCCAGATCTGACTTGGAACTGAATTCAATAAATTGGGTGGGGCATCGGTAAGAGAAGTCGGCATCCTTGCCTGCTCCTTTCAATTCTCCATTTCGAGACGAATGAAGAGATACTAAAAGTTTAGGATTAAAGGTTAAAAAAACAGATCGGTACGTGCGGGCATCAAAACCAAACCGGGTGTAGATTCGTGTCCGAAAGAATTAGTAGTTGTGTGGAAATAAAAAGCACGCTGCTACTCCCGTGTTTTGCGTTGCTGCGAAAGGTGTTCTTTCATTTCATCCAGTTCTGTACGTTGGCTGAAGATTTCAAAGTCGCGGGCGGGGACGCCCAGATCATGGAGAACGCTTGCCGACCATTTGGGCCAGGGGGACCAGTTGGAACGTGTAGAAGCCAGCACGTTGAGGGGCAACCAGAACCAGGAGATCAACAGGCTAAACGAAACGAGGCAGATCATCGCAATGTGACATGGCAATTGAGCTCGTATCGATTCGCCGTTGGCAGACGCAAGCATTACAAGCCGTTCGGCGCGACGGGCGATTGCCTGTCTTCCACGGCTGAAGTTAAGCGACGATGGCAGATTGTCCTTATGGCTGGTCGTGTACTCTACAATAGTCAACAGAGTACGCAGATATTCGACAATCTCCTGCTTTGTTTGAATGGCTGCTTCATCACAGGCAAACTCTCGATGGAGGTCTGATTTTCGGGTAGCCCACCAGACAAGTGGGTGGAACCAGAACAACGCTTCTACCAGTCGTTGCAGAAACAATTGCAGCGGATGGCCAGTTTGCAGGTGCTCAAGTTCGTGTCGAACTATGTATTCGATACTGGTCGGTTCAAAGCCAATCAAGTATTCGGGTAAGACGACATAAGGAGAGTGGAATTGCCAGCAAAATGGTGTCGTGACTTCCGAACTCACCAGCACCTGAATCGGACGATTCTTCATAAATAACCGGTTGAAATTATCCTGACTGTCTAACAGAACCTGGTAAAGTTCTTTGCCTGCCTTTGAATGCTGTTCGAGTTTCTGACATCTTTTAAGGAATCGATGAATTAAGCAGAACCGAAACGCCATCAACATTAATGTAGCGACGAACCCGATCAACCAAATCAGTAACAGAGCCTGTCCACTCTTTTGTTCAAACTCAGCGAGTGTAACCAAACTTTCTGTGCTGAATGATTTCCAGGGATGGAACAGCCGAGGGTGAGGTGCCGCCACTGCCAGGCCAACCAGCAGTAGAATCAATGCATAAGAGCACGTCCAGAGACGGCATCGCTTACGCTCTTCACGAATAAGTTGATTCAACCCCCAGGTTAGACCGACGACAAACGTAATCTGAACGGAAAGGGTGATCGCTGTTTCCAGAAAATGCAATGAGTTCAACACTGCTCCTCCAGTTGCGAAATTGCTTCTTTCAGTTCTCTGATTTCATCGGGTGATATGGTTTTCGGATCCATCAGGCTCAGCATGAGGGATTTCACTGAACCTCCGAAGAGCCGGTTGGTCAAATCGCCCGCCATGGAGCGACTCACTTCTTCTCGGCTGACAGCGGCCTCGTATACATAAGCGCGTCCACACATTTCCTTTCGCAATACACCACGAGTCTCATCCAGGATTTTCAGCGTCGTCATTACCGTGGTGTATGCAAGGGGGCGTTCGAGTTTATCGACCACATTCTGAACAGTCGCTTTGCCGAGTGCCCACACGACATCCATCACTTCGAGTTCGCATTTAGTCAGTTGTAACTGAGACATTGAATGGTTCCTATTGATTTCTGCAACTGCAAGTTAATCTTCGAGAGTAGATGCGTGAATGCTTGAGTACGTGTCGTCCTGCCGTTTTGACAGCGATCTGTAAAGAGCCTGATCAATGTTTTCTGAAACCATCTCGACGTGTCCATCGCCCCAGAGAAAATTGACTCCCCCGGGATGGCGACTCGTGAATTCACATTCATCACAATCGACGCAATTAGGGGAGGTCATCGCGCTCCCAACCAGTCGACAGACCGCATCCTCTCCTCGTGCATCCACCCCTAGCCACGTGGAAGGAACAGTCGCCATCGTGCGTTCTCCAATAATGATGGTATTACTCAAGCCACGTCTGAACTCGACGAATCGGACAGCTTTGGTGTCCAGGAATGCTCCATCCCCTTTGGGTACGGGGTAACCGTCATCAGCCTCGATCGTTCCAAAAACGCCTAGATAATTCGTCGTGGGCAATTCAAACAACGGAGTCGGCGATTCGGATGTGCTCTCCTCATCTTCCTCATACAACATGAAAGTCTTGTTTGTAATATCAGACGGACAGAGGAAGGTAGCGACTGAGCAGAACCGAGCGTTGACATTCTGAGGATCTGATAAAAGACGATCTGAATGAATTTGTTCATAAACGGCACGCAGCTCCATGAAACTTAACAGCGGTACCGACCAGCCATATGCCGACTGCTCCGTTTCTTCCCATTGAAATCCGGGGGGAAGACTGCGGTTGAGTTCATGATACCCCTGCAAGGCTGTTCCCAGTTGTCGCAACTGGTTTTGGCATTGGATCCGCCGTGCTGATTCTCTGGCGGAACCGAGAGAAGGTAATAGAAGCGCAAGAAGCACAGTCACAATGGCGATGACCGTGATCAGTTCCAAAACGGTAAAAGCACGCCGACAACGCGTCCTGCTTATTGAAGCGTTGTCGCACTTTAACCAGCAGATCTGCAAGCGTTGTCTGAAGGATCGATCATCCATTGACCCTGTTCTTTCATCCCTGAAAAGTGAGTGGAATCTTTCCGTTTGTTTCTACTAAGAAATCAGTAATTGCGTCAATCCCAATTCCTGAACTTAATTGCAAATGGCTTAACCTGACGTCGTTAGTGAATTATTACGTTACGGTCTCGCAGATGCCTTAATTTGTAGTGTTTTCAGTTCGGCTGAGTTTTTTTTACGGTACGGGTCCAAATGGCCTGGGTGACAACAAGCGATTCGGTATTTTCAATTATGATCAACTGGTATTTGTTTTAACGATTAGAGGATCAGATTCGGCTTTGATTCGTATAGCTCCGCTTTTCCTTCCCTCGAACTCGAGAAGATCGCAATGGATTATCCCGAAACGCAAATGCGACTGCTGACGGAATCTTCGATTCTTCAAGAACGAGTTGCGCCTCATGTTCTTTCGTTAGAGCAACCATTTCCTGTTGTCGCGCCACTGCCATGGCACGCCGTTTCTCAGAAAAGGCGAGGGCGATGCGAATATCGGCATTGGCCTGGTCCAGTTGCAACCTGGCACCGATGTTGTCCCCGATATCGATGTCGGCTATGTCGATGGAGACAATTTCAAAGGAGGTCTGTGAGTCCAGTCCCTGCGCAAGAACTTGCCTTGAAATGATTCCAGGGTCAGCCAGTATCTCCCGATAGCTTCCACAGGCTCCTATTGCCGAAATGATTCCCTGGCCTACTCGTGCAATTACAGTTGCTTCGGTCGCTCCTCCCACTAGTTGTAAGAGGTTGGTCCGGACAGTCACCAGCGCCCGGACCTTCAGTTGAATCCCATCTTTGGCAAATCCATCAAGCGTGCTGAGCCCTTCAGATTCCTGAATTGGACAGTTAATGACTTTGGGATTCACACTGATCTGGACCGCTTCCAGAATGTCGCGTCCCGCTAGATCAATGGCTGCGGCGGTGTCCCAGTCGAGGGCAATATTGGCTCGTTGAGCGGAGATCAATGCAAGCATAATACGGGGTACATCTCCCCCAGCCAGATACTGAGCTTCAATGGCGTTGGTGGAGATCGTAGTGAGTCCCGCCTGAACTGCCATCACTTTAGATCGTACGATCACTTCCGGATTGACTTTTCTGAGCGACATTAAAAATAAAGTCAACAGCTTTATGCCAGTGCCTGTAACGTAAGCCTGCAACCAGAGGGACAGGTATCGGGCCAATAAGAGCAAAACTCCAATGACTCCCGCTGCTGCTACTATCATCCAAAACCAGAACATTGTCATGACAGGCTCGATTCAGTTATTTAGAGTATCCTTCGAAAAGAATGCGAGAAGGAATCACATTAGAAGCTGTCCGGAAAACCTTCCCTGGGATTCAGTGGACTTGTTTCACTCAGTCGTCGACGACAGTAAACCGCAAAGAGTGCTCCAAGCGGGTTTCAGGAAGGGTGCAGATCATCAGGACGCATAACGACTTCAACCTGGTGATCCTGGTTGTCATTTATTAGTTGAATGAAGCTCTCTGATATCTCGACACCATCCAGAGTCAGACGCTGTACGCTGGTATTCGCTCCCTCATTGTCAAACGAAATGTGATAGAAGGTCTCGTGAAAGCGGTAGTGGATTTTAAAGCGGGTCCATGCCTCAGGAAGACAGGGTTGGAGTCGTAATTTATCAATATCAAGTTCAATCCCTAAAAAGGACTCAATTAATAGTCGGTACATCCAGCCTGCTGAACCTGTATACCAGGTCCAGCCGCCCCGGCCGGTATGAGGATCGACCCCGTATACATCTGCAGCCACGACGTAAGGTTCAACACGATAAATGGCAATCGCATCGGAGCTGTCTCCATGTTTCACTGGGTTGATCAATGAAAATAAGTCCCAGGCGTTTTCGTTATTTCCCAGAGCGGCCGTCGCCATCACTGTCCAGATTGCGCTATGGGTGTACTGTCCACCATTCTCTCTTACCCCCGGCACATACCCTTTAATGTATCCCGGGTTGAGATCGGAATGATTGAACGGAGGATCCAACAGTAAGATGAGTCCTTCCTCCTTTCGAACCAACCGGTCCTGGACGCTTTGCATCGCCTGAGTTCCGCGTTCGGGATTCGCCACTCCGGAGAGGACTGACCAACTTTGTGAGATGGCATCAATCTGACATTCATCATTCTGTTTCGAACCAAGCGGAGTCCCATCATCAAAATAAGCACGTCTGTACCAGTCACCATCCCAACCATGGTTCTCCAGGCTCAGCTTGAGTTGGTCGATTTCTGTTTTGAGTTCATGGGCGACATGTTCGTTCCCCAGGCTTCTCAACAAACCAGAGTATTCGGTGAGAACATGGACCATGAAGAACCCCAGCCATACACTTTCGCCTCGGCCATGTTCACCAACCAGATTCATGCCGTCATTCCAGTCGCCACATCCCATCAGGGGAAGGCCATGTTCACCGAATTTCAATCCGTTTTTAATAGCACGGATTCCATGTTCGATAAGAGTCCCCATTTCATCGGAAGTTTGAGGAAGGTCATAGTTGGATTCTTCATCATCCCGCAAGGGGCGAGACGTAAGGAAGGGAACTTGTTCGTCGAGGACGCCTCGGTCTCCTGTGGTGTTGACATACTTGCAAATGGCGAGAGGAAGCCAGAGATAGTCATCAGAGAAATGGGTACGGACTCCACGACCGACGGGAGGATGCCACCAATGCTGGACGTCTCCTTCAGCAAACTGATGGGCTGCTGCTCGCAGCAGATGCTCTCGCAGCAACTGAGGTTCGGCGTGTACCAGCGCCATTGCATCTTGTAGCTGATCACGGAATCCATAGGCGCCACCTGATTGATAGAACCCCGAACGAGCCCACATGCGACAAGCCAGTGTCTGGTACAGCAGCCAACCGTTAGCGAGGAAGTTGACCGAAGTGTCCGGGGTCTGGAGATGAATGACGCCCAAGGTTTGACTCCAGTAATGCCAGACTCCTTCAATGGCTCGATTCGCACTATCAACATCACGGAATCGCTGTGCCAGGTTTCTGGCATCCGCTGTCCCTCTCGCGGCTCCCATGGTGAAGGTCACGATCTTCTCCTGACCTTCGATTAAATTCAGGGGTGTATGGAATGCGGCACAAGGGTCGTAACCAGCTCCGACGCGACCGGATAATCTCGACCTTTTCAATGCTGCCGGGTCAGCGGTGCTTCCGTTGCGACCCAGAAACTCGGTCCGATCTCCCGTAAAAGTACGGTTGGGTTCGCTGCAATTAAAGAAAGCAACCCGGTCACCAAATTCCGGACTGTAAACATTCCGGGCCAATATTGCTCCGCTTTCGGAATCAAATTCGGTCGTTACATGCATGGAGGACTTACTTCGGGATTCGCCCAGGACTAATTCAGAAAAACTGAAAATCGAGAGTCGTCGTGCCCGACCTGAATTATTCGTGACCTTCAGTTTGCAGAACTTGACCGGTTCTTCGGTAGCCACATACACGGAAAGTTCTGTCGTGATTCCCTCCTCCGTGCTATCAAAGATTGTATAACCGAAACCATGGCGGGTGATATACGTGTTCCGTCCACGAGCTGGTAGAGGAGTTGGAGACCAGAAGCGGCCCGTTTCTTCATCACGCAAGTACATCGCTTCGCCACTGGGATCCGTCACCGAGTCGTTGTACCAGGGCGTAATACGAAACTCATGACTGTTTTCTCTCCAGGAATAAGCACTCCCTCCTTCGGAAATGACGGTCCCGAAATCTTTATTGGCGATGACATTAACCCACGGGGCTGGGGGCGCTTCTCCCTTCTTCAGAATAATGATGTATTCATGCCCATCCTGACTGAACCCACCATAGCCGTTGAAAAACTTCAAATCATGGTAGGGAGTTTCAAACCTGACGGAGGGATGGGAAGTCTGTTCGGATATTTTCAGCATCGGGACTGACGAACTGGTTCTGACATACTTCTCGGCCTGTTCCTGTAACGTACCGGAATCGCCTGACAAGATAACGCGGGATACGGTCTGCAACAGAACGCGGTCTTCCTCTGATATCTGTTCTCCCCGTCGAATAAAAATTCCGCCTGGTCGATCCGTAAACAGGGCTTCTGTACTGGTAGCGACGAGATCCGTGATTCTTTCCTGCAAGGATTGTCGATAGACGGAGTCATCCTCATTCCAGATCACCAGATCGACGGCAAGCCCTTTCATTCTCCAGTAGGCATGGGCCTGCACCGCCTGTTTAACCAGTTCCAGTCGATCGGCGTCGCGTATCTGAACGAGGACGATGGGTAGATCGCCCGAGATACCGTAACCCCATAGTCCAGACTGCCCCTGCCGATTGCGGTTCAGAATGTCTCTGCGAGCCCGTCGGATAGAGGAACTGTATATAATAGAGCTTGCCAATTTGCCGTAAATCTGAGCGTCCAGTTCGGAAGCGCCCAATTGCTGTAGTAAGATATGTCCGTGAGTCCAAGCCAAATTAAACACGCGATCCGTCAGACTGGGGTCACTGTATTTTTCAGACAGTAACTCCACTTCCGACCGTGTAGGCGCGATGCCGGTGACGACGTCAAGTTGAATAGACTCGTTTGGTTGAAGCAGTACCGTCTGGCGAATACTGACAATTGGATCGAGTACGGAACCTTCCGAATTGGACAGCGGCCCCTTCTGCTCGCACGCGATAGGATTTTGCAAAGTGCGTTGTCGTCCAATGAAAGTCGAACGGTCGGTCTCATAAGAAGTGGGCTCGGTGATCTCACCCCGAACAGTAATCATATGCAGCAACCAGGGAGGTTGTTCTTCCCGGGAACGCGGTCGGCGTGTGCAATAGATTGCCTGATGGTTTGGTACAAGTTCCGTTTGTACGAAGAGATTGCTGAATGCGGGATGGGCTTCGTCCTGCGCTTGCGGCGCCAGAACGACTTCGGCGTAGCTGGTTAGCTCCAGATGACGTGGTTCCTCGGATCGATTCGTCAGTGCGATTCTGCGGAGTTCAATATCGTCTTCCGGAGAAACACTAACCTGCGTGTAAGTTTCGATCTGGTAATCAATACGCCGAAACTCGGCTCGTGATTGCGTAAATATGGCTTCATAGCCACTTCCCGTGGTGTTCTTCGGCTGGAAGGTGTTTGACCACAAGGCATCATTTTCAAAATCGCGAATGTAGCAGAAAATTCCATGATTATCGCGTGTCACATCTTCGCGCCATCTCGTGATGGCCAAATCACCCCAGCGGCTGAATCCTCCTCCCGCGCTGCTGATCGCTACATGATAATGATCGTTGGAGAGCAGATGAGTTTCGATCTCGACGTTGCTAGGATTGGTGATGACACGCATGCCCCCAGTCTCTTCGGCGGTGGCGATTCGAGTCGCTCGCGCTTCACTGGCGTGAGGCAGAACTGGTGCCGTTTCCTGAGGGACTCTTTCCTGGAGTAACAGACTGCATGACCGCAGTAGCGGATCGGAAAGAAAGCGTCGCTGCATCGGCTTGTCGAGTAACAAGAATGCAAGAGAAAGTAGACTCATTCCTTCATGGTGAGCCATGAACTGCTTTACAGTGGCTTTCTCTGCGCCCGGTTGCAGTCGTGAAGGAGTATAGTCAACCGCCTCGTAAAATCCGTAAGGCCCCATTTGCTCTTCAGCCTGCAATCTTTCGAGATTGCGACAAGCGGCTTGCGGTTCCACCATCAATGCCAGAACTGTTGCGTAGGGGGCAATTACCAAATCTTCGGCCAGGCCCCGTTTAAGACCTAATCCTGGAACGCCGAACGCTTTGTATTGGTAAATATGGTTCACATCGATTGTGTTGTACCCGGATTCGGAGATTCCCCATGGAACTCCTCGCTGGTTGCCATACTCGATTTGGCGCCGCACGATCGAATGATAGCTTGAATTGAGTAATGTGTTTTCATAGCTGGGCATTACCAGCAATGGCATCAAATACTCGAACATCGAGCCACTCCAACTGAGCAGAGCCGGGGACCGACCTGTAGTCGTTAGCAAACGCCCTAGAGCAAACCAATGTTTCTGACCATATTCCCCCTTGGCGATTACCAGATAACTGGCCAGCCGTGCTTCTGATGCCAGCAGGTCATAGTACCCCGCATCTAATCGACGCTCGCTCACATTGAACCCGATCGAAAAGAGATCTCGGACGGGATCATACAGGAGGTTGAAATCCATCTCAGCAAACTCTCGAGCCTGTAAAGCGATTGCTTCAAACTCATTCAAACGCCTTGCCGCTCGCTCCGAGGCAATGGAAATCGCTGAGGATAATTTTCGGCACCACTCTTTTTCCACTTCCG is part of the Polystyrenella longa genome and harbors:
- a CDS encoding GH36-type glycosyl hydrolase domain-containing protein; this translates as MEDNQKVLIETYDLVAAAADKSRQIEPAAEWLLDNFYLIEEEIREIRRLLPPAYSRELPRIADQETGSAPRIYKIALELITHVDGRIDSTSLDSFVASYQSIQPLLLGELWALPLMLRLALIENLRRVAIRIASARCDRDLASDWADRMIQVVEEKPADLILVLADMTRQSPPLSGAFLSELSRYFHEQNPNFAFANSWLDHRLADEMLTVEQVVRTEGQSQAVDQVSFGNSIHSLRFLDANDWREFIREHSQVERTLEGDPSGTYREMEFLTRDRYRHAVEDIAKRSSLTENEVAALAVQLAEKQSSAESENRTSHVGYYLIDSGRVVLERESDVRFSFVASLEKLRRRFPLSFYLAMIVVITIATVWGYAELAHSEDANWQTLLILGLPLTLCVSAMGVELTNWLTKQFVSPVSLPRLALENGIPSEHRTLVAIPTMLTSQNEIEKLLDGLELRYLSNRDPCLHFALLTDLKDADADVLPEDEELINQARQGIELLNQKYIDDRTDIFYLLHRSRQWNANENCWMGYERKRGKLADLNAMLRGAEDRFSDVIGDTTVLQNVRFVITLDTDTELPREAAIKLIGTLAHPLNRPVYDEQLNRVVAGYTILQPQVGVGLLNTLKSRFTRIYAGDAGIDPYTRVVADVYQDLFEEGSFVGKGIYDVDSFERSCNDFPDNTILSHDLLEGAYCRSALVSDVTLYESYPAGYLSDMSRRHRWIRGDWQIAGWLFPTVRGRSDQSEKNPITALSRWKLLDNLRRSLIPIALLSTIMISWFMSVNVAIVTTLFLIGASLLPLLVDFTSRLLNLPVDLPYGIHLRFSIQRLSRPLLQQLLSFVFLPYEAFVSLDAIGRTLVRTCWTKRHLLEWKTASDSERGAKGSFLSFVRSMIVAPLLAGVLCIVFLTAEMEILFWVSPLLFCWAVSPAIAWWLSQPVQLSTPQLSADQLLFLRKLSRKTWRYFEEFVTAEENWLPPDNIHQNPDLVIASRTSPTNIGMALLSYLTAYDFGYCSASQFHSRSQETLKTLAKMERYRGHFLNWYDTRTLAPLYPQYVSMVDSGNLAANLHVFSSGCQEFASTSLLPARTFDGLSDTLHVLLDLVTQWKESPSRTRTIEIVRAQLNQVEHGPTSLLSANALLTELITATTDLKSVDVQDSEYHWWVTAFEDACREHQADLLHLATWLDIPRPPVNSVSTGADQDRKFLHRTYVILDELDASGTLSKVAELQSTLQPLFNQINTTASEVEKEWCRKLSSAISIASERAARRLNEFEAIALQAREFAEMDFNLLYDPVRDLFSIGFNVSERRLDAGYYDLLASEARLASYLVIAKGEYGQKHWFALGRLLTTTGRSPALLSWSGSMFEYLMPLLVMPSYENTLLNSSYHSIVRRQIEYGNQRGVPWGISESGYNTIDVNHIYQYKAFGVPGLGLKRGLAEDLVIAPYATVLALMVEPQAACRNLERLQAEEQMGPYGFYEAVDYTPSRLQPGAEKATVKQFMAHHEGMSLLSLAFLLLDKPMQRRFLSDPLLRSCSLLLQERVPQETAPVLPHASEARATRIATAEETGGMRVITNPSNVEIETHLLSNDHYHVAISSAGGGFSRWGDLAITRWREDVTRDNHGIFCYIRDFENDALWSNTFQPKNTTGSGYEAIFTQSRAEFRRIDYQIETYTQVSVSPEDDIELRRIALTNRSEEPRHLELTSYAEVVLAPQAQDEAHPAFSNLFVQTELVPNHQAIYCTRRPRSREEQPPWLLHMITVRGEITEPTSYETDRSTFIGRQRTLQNPIACEQKGPLSNSEGSVLDPIVSIRQTVLLQPNESIQLDVVTGIAPTRSEVELLSEKYSDPSLTDRVFNLAWTHGHILLQQLGASELDAQIYGKLASSIIYSSSIRRARRDILNRNRQGQSGLWGYGISGDLPIVLVQIRDADRLELVKQAVQAHAYWRMKGLAVDLVIWNEDDSVYRQSLQERITDLVATSTEALFTDRPGGIFIRRGEQISEEDRVLLQTVSRVILSGDSGTLQEQAEKYVRTSSSVPMLKISEQTSHPSVRFETPYHDLKFFNGYGGFSQDGHEYIIILKKGEAPPAPWVNVIANKDFGTVISEGGSAYSWRENSHEFRITPWYNDSVTDPSGEAMYLRDEETGRFWSPTPLPARGRNTYITRHGFGYTIFDSTEEGITTELSVYVATEEPVKFCKLKVTNNSGRARRLSIFSFSELVLGESRSKSSMHVTTEFDSESGAILARNVYSPEFGDRVAFFNCSEPNRTFTGDRTEFLGRNGSTADPAALKRSRLSGRVGAGYDPCAAFHTPLNLIEGQEKIVTFTMGAARGTADARNLAQRFRDVDSANRAIEGVWHYWSQTLGVIHLQTPDTSVNFLANGWLLYQTLACRMWARSGFYQSGGAYGFRDQLQDAMALVHAEPQLLREHLLRAAAHQFAEGDVQHWWHPPVGRGVRTHFSDDYLWLPLAICKYVNTTGDRGVLDEQVPFLTSRPLRDDEESNYDLPQTSDEMGTLIEHGIRAIKNGLKFGEHGLPLMGCGDWNDGMNLVGEHGRGESVWLGFFMVHVLTEYSGLLRSLGNEHVAHELKTEIDQLKLSLENHGWDGDWYRRAYFDDGTPLGSKQNDECQIDAISQSWSVLSGVANPERGTQAMQSVQDRLVRKEEGLILLLDPPFNHSDLNPGYIKGYVPGVRENGGQYTHSAIWTVMATAALGNNENAWDLFSLINPVKHGDSSDAIAIYRVEPYVVAADVYGVDPHTGRGGWTWYTGSAGWMYRLLIESFLGIELDIDKLRLQPCLPEAWTRFKIHYRFHETFYHISFDNEGANTSVQRLTLDGVEISESFIQLINDNQDHQVEVVMRPDDLHPS